A window from Vanessa atalanta chromosome 18, ilVanAtal1.2, whole genome shotgun sequence encodes these proteins:
- the LOC125071136 gene encoding uncharacterized protein LOC125071136: MYTTDRTPYLNFKSNEGKILQLTEFGIVACQARFWWTEFVAQFQWWECVLIALSIFIGFVFLNFLVKKINETKLDERLTMLLNKASTNQATQAQEPSAMEPLTLGSDQLSFKGISFVYNKDDNLLSNDKENLNISSLTSSKQGSKFKILGKIYYDDMRVSTRKSHENISNGYNNNHEDFIKSIPNQLNENNLSRTKQVLNLESELDLETWISELLINYAMTNYHSF, translated from the exons ATGTACACCACCGATCGAACTCcatacttaaattttaagtcaaacgaaggaaaaatattgcaattgaCAGAATTTGGCATCGTGGCCTGCCAAGCACGTTTCTGGTGGACCGAATTTGTCGCACAG TTTCAATGGTGGGAGTGCGTTCTGATTGCTCTAAGCATCTTCATCGGGTTTGTTTTTCTTAACTTCttagtaaagaaaattaatg AGACAAAACTTGATGAAAGATTAACAATGCTCCTAAACAAAGCATCAACAAATCAAGCCACACAAGCACAGGAACCTTCAGCAATGGAACCGCTCACATTAGGATCCGACCAATTATCATTTAAAGGAATTTCATTTGTGTATAACAAAGACGATAATCTTTTGTCCAacgataaagaaaatttaaatatctcgaGTCTAACATCTTCCAAACAAGGCTCGAAATTTAAGATTttaggtaaaatatattatgatgacatGAGAGTATCTACTAGAAAAAGCCACGAAAATATATCTAACGGCTATAACAATAACCATGAAGATTTTATCAAGAGCATTCCCAACCAATTGAACGAAAATAATTTGTCACGAACTAAACAAGTATTAAACCTCGAAAGTGAATTAGATTTAGAAACGTGGATttcagaattattaattaattatgcgaTGACAAATTATCATAGTTTTTAA